The Ipomoea triloba cultivar NCNSP0323 chromosome 14, ASM357664v1 region ACAAAAAGAGATTAGTGAACCAATATCAAGCTTTCATTTTGGATACCATCATTTCTTCTAAGTATCGATACAAAATAACTCTTtcttacttttaaatatttcttagtttcatattagcaagcgtgaggcctttggagtattctcttaactccctctttgaccacttggatcatcaaATTTAAGTGGTTAATTTTAGACTTTccaggtaagatttatgtctacctaaaatttatttaccccaaagtaaaatcattttactaagtgtttatgtgctaaatttattattgaaattaattatgtgaaATATTATGTGATTTTTAGTTATTGTgtaatttgtgtaattataATATGTTAGTATGAATCATGTGGATTTACGTATGTTGTGTATATTGATTTggcatatatgtattttttaaaaaagttcatGTCCCACATACATGAATtgtgtatataataattatgtgaaTTATATTTGCATTAATTTGGACAATGTACCCAGCATTTGCATATGTATATGCGCGTAATTTGTGTATTACGTACAGAGTGCAATAATTAGGTTTGAAATGTTGGTATATTGTATTGGGGTATTAGTATTGGTTGGATGATTAGTATTGATGGATtacttatattttgattatgATATGATAATTAGTATAAAGGTTATTATAGATATAGGTGTAAAGTTGTATGAGTTACTTGGGTTAAAGATTTTGATGTAAGATATGAAATTTGAAGGTTATGGTTATATATGTTTTGTCTCGGAGGATGGAGAAACTTGGAGTTTTTGAACTCTCCTTTttgttatcattattgttgTGAGAGTTAAGTTCTCTCTATTTGgtttggccaccggttcgtggattcgtccggttggtttggatttggttttggccaccggttcgtggattcgtccaattggtttggaagttgaaactttccatttggatccattcctccttGAGACTGTTTATAATAACTACTATTGGACATATGAAAAGTGTGACTAATTATTTGGAAAATTTACctttggtggttattgtgagagttcaggatactctctatttggaATCTAATTTGGAgagattggaattctctctttggttattattttaagaacttggaagtgattcttttgatttggaaaTTGTTGGTggttacttgaggatttaaaatatctctttggtaaatatattatgatttaaagATTTGAGTACTGAtggtgttggttttatgacttctgggtagtcaaaggcgagccaacactacctgttagaatagcgagaatataggaaatatgtaggaaaatataatgagagaatataggtattgtattgctctGAATCGCTTCCCCCTCCCTTCTTCTCCCTATGTGGAGggtttatttatacatattttgagcttagagccctacaaggaataagaatcctagaccgcctcatattgggagtcctgttacattataactaataagccctaatcttgctaatattacaagtgctaagtccaatccttatcgaactcttctgtagctttgtgttgagggtccttcttgggctttcttgatccaattgctttcttgggccggtccatgtagtccaggcctagtgtattatccatcatctagtcccccactttcttgagattttgTAAAATACAAAGTCTCGGGAAAGTATAATTGTGTTTTCCTGTTTTGTTTGGTCTGcgacattttattttattttattttatttatttatttatttatttttgggacTTCCACCACTATAAATACCTTACTCCCCCCTCATTTTCCActtctcctttctctttctAACATCTCTCCTCCTTCCATTCCTCCATCCTTTTCCTCCTTCGTGCTCCACTAGTATgttttgtgcttttttttttgcctcTTCCTTTCCCTCCATCCTCTTTTTTGCTATTCATTTCTTTATCATTCATTCGttcatcatcattttttttttgaaccgtTGGAAAAAAATGCCCAGCTGACTGCCTTTCGTGCGGCGGCCGGCGACCGCCGATCGCCGGCAGTCAGCCTGGCTGACTGCCTCGCATGGGGCAGTCAGCCAGACTGCCTCCTCATGCGAGGTAATCAGCCTGGGCTGACTGCCTCCTCGCGCGAGGCAGTCAGCCTCGATTGACTTCCTCGCATGAGGCAGTCAGCCCTGGCtgacgttttttttttctttttttttttttacttgctTATATTGTTGTTTTCAGATTTCTAGTTTGTTGGTTTCATCCTTGCCCTCGTTTAGTCGGTCCGGCACCAGGTTAGTGTAAATGCCTAGGGTGGTAATTTCTTCCCCTTCTCACTCTGATTCTGCTGAGGCGGAGGAGTCTTCTGACTTCGAGGCTTACTCTCCTCTTGCTGATGAATCGTTTACCGTTTTTGGGATTTCCTTCTCATCTTCCTGCATCCCTTGGCCCAGGTTCTCTTTCCATTTCGCTTTTGGCCCAAGGCCCGGGTGAATTTGAGGACGTAGAGTTCTTCCCCACTCAGCCTTCTATATTAAAAGAGTCTGATGTTAGTTTAGTTCGTCTTCTATTGGGTCCATCTGCCGAGGTTATTCTGGATACTTCACGACCCGTCTTTGATCCCCCTTCGGGCGGTTATGTAGCATTGTCCCTTCGGGCGGTTATGTATGGGTTTCGGGTACCTCTGTCTCCTTTGTTTAATGAGGTTTGTAGATATTTTAATCTGGTGCCTGGTCAGCTATCTCCAAATTCGTTTCGCTTTGTGGCGACTTTTCTTTCTTTGTGTGACTCTTTGAGCATTCCGCCGACCCTTTCTCTTTTCACGCAGTTTTTTTATGTTGCCGCGGTGGGGTCTCGTTCGCCTGGGTCCATCCAAATCGTTCCGCGTGAGGGATTGCGTTTTGAGGGTATTAACAAATCTTTCAAGCGCTGGAAGGAGCGCTTTGTTTTTGTTCGTCCTGTTGGGGGTGCATTTGATTTTCCTACTTCTTGGCCCACTTATTACTTTAAGCTTGACCGGCCGCCTGCGCCGACCAGGATGTTAGCCCAGCAAGTTTAGGCTTTCCGAGACCTCGGTCCGGTGCAGGTGAATGCTTGTATCGAACTGGAAGCTTTAGAGAACGCTGGGCTGTTACCTACGGGCGCTGCGGATACTGGTCTGtgctttcttctttgctttgaGAAGCCGTTCTTTTGTTTATGTTCTTTCACCCCTAATTCTTatgttgctatatatatatatatatatatatatatatatatatatatatttttttttttttttttcaggtgcTTCCGGTTCGGGGGTCCCATTTTTTGACGCGGTAGGTCCCTCCGCCCCTATTAGTTCTTTTGGTGCCATACCGTCTAGGATGGCCTCTCGACATGACATCCTGCGGGAGCGGTTTCACCGTCTCACACGATCGCATACTACCCGTTCTGCGGCCCCTCCCCCTCTGCCTACTAAAGGTCCTGGCGATAAGGGCAAGAAGTCTGTGGATGAGCCTTCCGCCCCACCGGCTTTTTCTAGTTCCCCTCCGTGTGCCTTGGCCGTCAGGAGCCTTACAAAAGCGGGCCAGGGCGGAGCCTGCTGGAGAGGAGCCATCTGGCTCGTTACCGCAACCCTTGACTCTCACTGTTACCGGATGGACGGATTCTTTGATGTGCGGGACGCGTTTCAATTATAACACCTTGGAATGGGGGGAGAAAGTTATTTTTCCTTGTGATCAGGAGTATATGCAGACTATTAGCGAGGAGGCTCTCGACCGACGGACGATTGTCCACCTTTATCGGGTATGTTTTCGGCGCAATTGGTCCTTATCTTCAGCACATTTGGTCCTTATTTCTTCTTATTTCTTGGGTTGTTTAGGCGATCACTGCTGTTTCGGCCAACCGTAAGTGCTCTCGGGAGCGATCTCAGGAGTTGGAGGAACTCGATGCTCGTTTTAAGGATCTCTCTATGCGGTATCAAGATCAGGTGGAGGCTTCTCATCGCAGCCTGACTACTCAGGCGGAGCTTCGGCGAGCTTGTCAGGAGGCCGAGGAGGGACGTCGTGTGGCTGAGGAGTCTCTTTTTTCTGCGATTTCGGATTATAAAAAATCCGGTACGTTTCACCAGGATGCTTTGGCGTCCATTCGTGGGGCCTCTAATGACTTTGCCTTGATTGGCAAGGATTGGTTGGCTTCTCCGGATGGTGCTCAGTATGCGGCTGAGATGTCATTATAGGATTATTATGAGGGATCTCGGCATATGCAGCAAGAGATCTATGCTACCCTGCAGTCTTCCAATCCTCTGTTCATGCCGACTAATCTGGGGCTTCCGCCCCCTCTTCATTCTTGGGCTGATCGTCATCTAAATGAGGGCCCTGGCGCTCCGATCCTAGGCTTAGGTGTTGCCTCAGGGGTGCATCCTCCGGGCTTTGCTTTTCCATCTTATTCAGGTGGACGACGCGAGATTCCCTTTGATTCTGCGTACCTCAACTCTGCCGCCAATCTCCAGGTTTTAGCTGATCTTTCGAATGCCGAAATTTCTCTTGGTCCTTTGGACAGTGTAGATGGTGCCGGTCTTCAGGATGTACGTGGGGACGTCAGTAGCCAGGCTCCTGGTGTTTAGTTGGTCTTTTTTATGTCTTGCTTAGCGACTATTATGGTATCGATGTCTTTCTTTTGTAGTACTGGTGTATTCCTACTCGTTCTTGTTTATGAAAACTACGATGTTCGTTTTAAGAGTTTATTTGTTCATGAAAACTTATTCATTGTTTACTCCTCGCTTTAAGAGTTTTATGTCATGGTGGGAAGATATATACCTATTGcgtatgtgtttcttccacgcagtggtgggaatacgagccTACTATTGGCTAATGGGTGTAGGTATTCCACttggtggtgggtatatgtcttccactcggtggtgggtatatgtcttccattgcctagtgagtatgcgtttcttccacacgatggtgggaataggagtctgccactggctaatgggtatatgtcttccactcggtggtgggtatatgtcttccactcggtggtgggtatgtgtcttccactcggtggtgggtatgtgtcttccactcggtggtgggtatgtgtcttccactcggtggtgggtatatgtcttccactcggtggtgggtatatgtcttccattgcctagtgagtatgcgtttcttccacacggtggtgggaatacgagtctgccactggctaatgggtatatgtcttccactcggtggtgggtatatgtcttccactcggtggtgggtatatgtcttccattgcctagtgagtatgcgtttcttccacacggttgtgggaatacgagtctgccactggctaatgggtatatgtcttccactcggtggtgggtatatgtcttccactcggtggtgggtatatgtcttccattgcctagtgagtatgcgtttcttccacacggtggtgggaatacgagtctgccaccggctaatgggtatatgtcttccactcggtggtgggtatatgtcttccactcggtggtgggtatgtgtcttccactcggtggtgggtatatgtcttccactcggtggtgggtatatgtcttccattgcctagtgggtatgcgtttcttccacacggtggtgggaatacgagtctgccactggctaatgggtatatgttttccactcggtggtggatAAGTccggctaatgggtatatgttttccactcggtggtggatAAGTCCGATGgttgggtatatgttttccactcggtggtggatAAGTCCGATGGTCTAATAATGATACTTGACGCAGCTGGTATTTTGTCTTGAGACGAACGAAGTTTGTTAGTATATATTGCGAGTGTAGCTAAAGTCATAAAGTACATCATATTTCCCGGTTTGACTGGCTTTCTTATTGGTAGAATTTCTTGAGCCGGCCCGAGTTCCATATGCGATCTATTGCCTTACCCTCCATTGTTTCCAATTTGTAGGTGCCGGGTCTAACAATTGCTGCAATCTTGTATGGACCTTCCCAGTTTTTGGCAACCTTTCCTCCTTGGTTTGGCTGTGATGCTTGCCTATCCCTGAGTACCAAGTCGCCTAAGTCAAAGTACTTAGGCTTTACTCGAGCGTCATGGTACCTTTTTACTGCCCGTTGGTATTCCGCCATTCGGCACTGGGCCACATCTCTTCGTTCTTCGAGGAAGTTCTTTCCAACTGCATCATCTGATTGTTCGCTTGATCTTCGTAATGCAATGTCCTATCCGTGGGGCTCAGTACTTCTATAGGGACTTTAGCCTCGAAACCGTATGTGAGGCTGAACGGGGTTTCTCCTGTTGCTCGACGGGGAGTAGTTCAGTAGGCCCAAAGGATGTAGTCTAGCTGGTCGACCCATGCACCTCCTTCCTCTTCTATTCGTTTCTTTAATCCATCCATGATGGTTCTGTTGGCATTTTCTACCTGCCCATTTGCTTGGGGATATGCCACCGATACTTTAGTGTGCTGAATGCCATAATTCTTGCAAAATTCTGAGAAATCCTTGCTATCGAATTGACGCCCGTTATCTGTGACGAGGTGTTCAGGGATGCCAAAACGGCAAATTATCCTTTTCCATAAAAATCGGCGACATTGGTATTCAGTGATCGTTACCAGCGGCTCAACCTCCATTCACTTAGTGAAATAGTCAACGGCGACTATGCAGTACTTGTGGCGTCCTGGGGCTTGTGGTAGTGGTCCTAAAAGATCTACTCCCCATTTAGCGAAGGGTATCGCCGTGGTGACGGGGGTGTAGAAGGTTGCTGGCCTACCTTGTTTTTCTGCAAACTTCTGACAGGTTTGGCAATTTTGGACCTTTTGAATGCAATCGTGGACCATGTTGGGCCAGTAATAGCCTTGGATCAGTAATTTTCTTGCTAAAGTATTGGCTCCTTGGTGAGCGGCGCATATGCCTTTGTGGGCCTCTTCTATTACTTGTTCGGCTTCGCTAGGCTGTAAGCATTTCATTAGCGGGCCACCGAAAGACTTTTTATACAACTGGCGACCTTCCAGCCGGTAAGCTGGAGCTCTTCGTTTGATTTTGGCCGCCTGCGTGAGGTCCAGTGGAAGTTCTCCTTTGGTGATGTAGTTTGTTAATTCCTCCATCCATTTGGGTAAGGGTGGCACGCCTGTTGAGGTGACGGAGGCTACTAGGAGGGATTCTGTACTAGGTGCGTAGATGATCTCCTTTCTGCAAACCTGTGACAAGTGCCTTGGGACTCCTCCCAGGGATATTTTGGACATTAAATCTGCTTCTACGTTCTCTGTTCGGGGCACGTGTTGTATTTCATGTGCCTTTAATTTTTCCAATAAGCCTTCTGTAACGTCTTTGTACATCTTTAAATTTTCCCCTCTAGTTTCAAATGTGCCTTTGATTTGCCCTACCACTAGCCGCGAGTCTGTCTTGATGCGCAGGTTGCGCGCTCCTAGCGCGACTGCCAGTCTTTTGCCCCCGATTACTGCCTCATACCCTGCCTCGTTGTTGGACACCTTGAATTGGTATTCCAGGGAGTAATACACCTTGAACCCTTCTGGCGTGGTTAACATTATTCCCCCTCCGCAGTGCTTGGCACAGGCTGCCCCGTCTGCATTTAGTTCCCACCACTCATCTAGGGCGTAGTTATTTGTTTTTCCTCTCCGGTCCTGCGCCGTGCATTCTACAATGAAGTCTGCCAGTGCTTGTACCTTGATGGAAGGTCGGGGCCTGTACTCAATTCCGTATTGTGTTAATTCTATGGCCCATTTCATCATTCGCCCCGAGGATATCGGGTTTCTCAGTATCCCCGCGAGCGGTTGGTCAGTTAGTACTTCTATTGGGTGGGCTTGGAAGTATGGGACCAACTTTCGCGCGGTGGTAACTAGGGCGTATGCCATCTTTTCTAATGGTGTGTATCGAGTTTCTGCTCCTCTCAGGAGCTTGCTCACGTAGTAGACCGGGTGTTCAGTTCCCTCTTCCCGTACTAGGACAGAGCTCAGGAGTCAGGGCTCGCTCGCTGACTGCCATGTAAAGGTACAGGGTTTCTCCCTCTTGAGGTTTGGCCAGCAAAGGGGGGATAGCATATAtgtcttcaattcttcaaagGAGTTTTGGCATTCTTGAGTCCATTCAAATCCTTCTCTTCTTTTAATTACTTCGAAGAAGGGTAAGGATCGCTCCGCTGACCTAGACAGGAATCGGCTTAAGGCTGCTAAGCGTCCCGTTAGCTTTTGTATCTCCAGCACACTGGTGGGTGGTTACATGTCTAGAATGGCCCTTACCTTCTCGGGGTTGGGCTCTATTCCCCTTTGAGTTACCATGTAACCCAAGAATTTTCCTCCTCGGACCCCGAAGGCGCATTTCTTGGGATTTAATCGGAGGTTGTATTTCTTCATGAGTTTGAAGCAGGCTCTTAAATCCATTGCGTGCTCGGTCTCTTCCTTGCTTTTTACCAATAAATCATCCACGTAAGCTTCCATGGTTTTCCCGAGTAGGCTATGAAACACCTTAGCTACCATTCGAGTGAACGTGGCCCCTGCATTTTTTAAGCCGAACGGCATCACTTTGTAGCAGTAAACCCCATCTGGGGTGAGGAAGGTCGTTTTCTCTTCATCCTTATCGTCCATAAATATCTGGTGGTAGCCTCTGAAAGCGTCCATGAAATTGAGTAGCGCACATCCAGCCGTTTGATCTACTAACTGGTCTATCCTGGGTAAGGGAAAGGGGTCTTTGGGGCATGCCTTGTTGAGGTCGGTGTAATCCACACACATCCTCCATGTAGGTGGTTTTGGCACCAATACGACATTTGCCAACCAAGCCGGGTATACCACCTCCCTAAGGTGTCCAATCTCTAACAGGGTTGCTACTTCTTTTTTCACAAACTCCCTCCGATTTGCAGCCAGGTGCCTTTTTCGTTGTACTATTGGCCGGACGGCTGGGTCTACTGATAAGCGGTGGGTAATAACCGAGCGATCTATCCCGGGCATATCTTCCGGTCCCCATGCGAACAAGATCCTATACACTTGTAATGTCCGTAAGATATCAGATCTGGTTTCTTCCGTTAACCCCTTTCCTATCCGGACCCTTTGATCGGGTTTCGAGCTTTCTAAGGTTACTTCTTCTAATTCTGCGGCGGGTTCTGGCCTGTCCCTGGCTTCTTCTTTGGTGGTCCTTTCTGTGATGGTTTGCACTTGTAGATCTCGGCTTCCTATCTGGCGACATGTGAGGAGATAATAGGATCGTGCTGCTTGGTGATCACATCTAGCGATCCCCACTCCTTCTGGTGTTCAGAATTTCAGACATAAGTGCTCGAGCGATACTACGGCTCCTAGGTCCTCCAAACCCGATCTTCCCAATATCACGTTGTGTGCTGATTTCAAGTCCACCACCACAAATTCCATGTTTATAGCTCGCACCCTAGGGTATTCTCCGATCTCTATAGGCAGGGTGATGCATCCTTCCGGCTCTATGCTATCTCCTGTGAATCCCGCAAGAGGTGTTCTCACTTGGTGCAGGTTCTCCTTGGTTAGTCCCAGCTTGGTGAAGGTTTCGAGATACATGACATTGACGTTGTTGCCCGTGTCTACGAATACCCTTCGAACTGTGGCCCCGTTGACGTCCATTGCAATCAGGATGGCGTCCCTGTGCGGGGTTGGCCCCTCGGGTAAGTCGTCATTTGAGAAGATAATGGGGTCTCTCCGGCCCTTTTTGGGCGGTGCTTTATGCTGTACTGCCCCTATGTATAGTTGTCTGGCCCAGCGTTTCCTTTCCCGAGCGCCGTCCCCACCGACTGGTCCCCCGCAAATCATGTGGATTACGAGTTTGTTGTGTTTTCTGCTACGATTGTCTTGCTCCTCTTGGGGCTCCCTGGTCATCCTAGGGGTCTCGGGTTGCGCTTCGGCTTCCCGTCCCACGGGCCTTCTCTCCTGCCTGGGTCTCTCCGTTTGTCTTTGCCACTAATTCGGCCCTCGAGGCTGTCGGCCTCCCGGGGGCGGTCGTCCCATGTTTCGTTTGAGGGCTATTATCTTTTCTATCAATCCCTCTAGTTCTTTCTGCAAGGTGGTGCATTCCTCAGTGCTATGGGTTGGGGATTCGTGGAATCTACAGTACTTCCCCTGCCTTACCGGTACGTGGTTGACTACTGTTGCGGGGTTTTGTGGTGGGGGATCCTCCCTTACCCGAGGCGGGTGTATCTCATGCATCGCCCTTGCCCCCAGGGTAGGGATGACCCGGGGTCGGTGGGCTACCGGCGGGTGGCTAGGATTGACCCTATCCCTTCGTTTCGACGATCGATCCGCTGGACGCGTTCTCGTTTCCTCCAACGGGCGTTTCTCTCGCCGCCTCTGTTTTTGTCGTAAGGCCTCCTCTGTTTCGGCGTATCTATTTGCTCTTTGTATGGCCTGAGCGTATGTCTCTGGGGTATCAGTTCGGAGACTTGCGAACAGATCACCAGCTTTTAAGGCTTCCATATATAATGTTATAGTTGTCTGGTCATCCAGACCTTCCACCGTTTGTATTTCTTTCTTCCACCTTCCGAGGAATTCCTTTAGGGTCTCCGTCTCCCCTTGTTGTACGGCGGTTAAGGCTGTGAAGTGCCTTTTAGTCTTTATGCTCCCCGCAAAGTATGTCAGGAATTGCTCGTCCAGGGTTTCGAAACAATCAATAGTCCGAGGTGGTAGTGATAAAAACCATCGTTGTGCTGCCCCCTTCAGTGTCTAAAAGAATACCCTACAGTACATTGGGTCTTCTACTCCTAATATCATCATTTTTGCTTGGAAGTCAATCAGGTGGTCACTGGGATCCTCTGTTCCATCGTATGTGGGCATTACCGGGCATTGAAAGTTTTTTGGAGCGCAATATTCTTGTATCTCTAAAGTGAACGGATTGGCGGATAAGAGGGAACGTGCCATCGGTTGATCCCTTCCTCCCTCCATCTTTTTCCGGAGGTCTTTTAGTTCCCTGGCGAGGTTACTTATTTCTATATCTCGATGCTCCCGATCCTGACTCGAGGTTGGATCATAGTTTTCGCCTACGCCTTCTCGTCCGGCGGGGCCTCTTTCTTTCGTGGCTCATCTTCCGGTGGTTTTCCCCCGATCGTCCGACCTGATTTCAGGAATTCGCACAGTTGCGCCGCGACCTCCATTATGTTGGGGGGGGAATTCGTCCGGCTGGGTTTGAGGGACTTCGTCGCCCAGAGACTGCTCCCCTGGACCGATTCTCTCCCCTTTGTGAGGGTCCTCTTGATTGGGTAGCTCGTGCGTGGTGGGATTTTCCTACGAATTTCCCGCTGGCAGGCCTGGTTCCTTCTCCTGTTGTGTAGTCACCATGTTTCTTGAGTTCGGAGGAAAGTACGGGTGAACAGTATCAGATTTTCTCAAGTTCAGAGGAAAGTACGAAGCTTTTCCATatcgatccccacagacggcgccaatgttggttttatgacttctgggtagtcaaaggcgggccaacactacctgttagaataacaagaatataagaaatatgtaggaaaatataatGATAGAATATAGGTATTGCATTGCTCAGAATCGCTTGCCCCCCTCCCTTCTTCTCCCTAGGTGgatggtctatttata contains the following coding sequences:
- the LOC116003995 gene encoding uncharacterized protein LOC116003995: MAYALVTTARKLVPYFQAHPIEVLTDQPLAGILRNPISSGRMMKWAIELTQYGIEYRPRPSIKVQALADFIVECTAQDRRGKTNNYALDEWWELNADGAACAKHCGGGIMLTTPEGFKVYYSLEYQFKVSNNEAGYEAVIGGKRLAVALGARNLRIKTDSRLVVGQIKGTFETRGENLKMYKDVTEGLLEKLKAHEIQHVPRTENVEADLMSKISLGGVPRHLSQVCRKEIIYAPSTESLLVASVTSTGVPPLPKWMEELTNYITKGELPLDLTQAAKIKRRAPAYRLEGRQLYKKSFGGPLMKCLQPSEAEQVIEEAHKGICAAHQGANTLARKLLIQGYYWPNMVHDCIQKVQNCQTCQKFAEKQGRPATFYTPVTTAIPFAKWGVDLLGPLPQAPGRHKYCIVAVDYFTK